A region from the Vigna radiata var. radiata cultivar VC1973A unplaced genomic scaffold, Vradiata_ver6 scaffold_149, whole genome shotgun sequence genome encodes:
- the LOC106780629 gene encoding RING-H2 finger protein ATL40, with protein MDIFRNDQEHDLPYVQNTDDSDNNTTNENKKILYISMVSFTLVLFLVFSLYVYARCMLTRRSRHRASVRRLSLAALHVSDVDAANRRIETANTGLDPGIVASLPTFTVKAKVLRDSSGDNNNSGGGGDASSVMECVVCLNALEGEEKVKLLPNCNHFFHVSCIDMWLGSHSTCPLCRAEVKPRIQPHDREGPVSLALDDAPPPMIDDGESFKGNGSNSRLSSFRRMLSRERSSRRVQPNGHDEEGGVDHDLERQ; from the coding sequence ATGGATATCTTCCGCAATGATCAAGAACACGACCTCCCATATGTTCAAAACACTGACGATTCAGACAACAACACCACCAACGAAAACAAAAAGATACTCTACATATCCATGGTTTCCTTCACGCTTGTCTTGTTCCTCGTCTTCTCCCTTTACGTCTACGCGCGCTGCATGCTCACGCGCCGATCTCGCCACCGTGCCTCCGTTCGCCGACTCAGCCTTGCAGCCCTTCATGTCTCCGACGTGGACGCTGCAAACCGGAGGATTGAAACAGCAAATACAGGACTCGATCCTGGTATAGTAGCGTCGCTGCCAACGTTCACCGTGAAGGCAAAGGTTTTAAGAGATAGTAGCGGTGATAATAATAACAGTGGCGGTGGTGGTGATGCTTCATCGGTAATGGAGTGTGTTGTGTGCTTGAATGCTCTGGAAGGTGAAGAAAAAGTGAAGCTGCTACCGAACTGTAACCACTTTTTTCATGTGAGTTGTATTGACATGTGGCTTGGTTCTCACTCCACGTGCCCTCTTTGTCGGGCCGAGGTTAAACCTCGTATCCAACCACATGATCGTGAAGGTCCTGTTAGTCTTGCTCTTGATGATGCACCACCTCCTATGATTGATGATGGTGAATCTTTCAAAGGTAATGGTTCGAATTCACGGTTGAGCTCTTTTAGAAGGATGCTTAGCAGGGAAAGATCTTCCAGAAGAGTCCAACCGAATGGCCATGATGAGGAAGGTGGTGTTGATCATGATTTGGAGAGACAATGA
- the LOC106780627 gene encoding PLASMODESMATA CALLOSE-BINDING PROTEIN 5-like, translated as MSTLKSLVLSLLLLLGFSPLIAAANGSAPPQELWCVAKNNAEDASLQAALDWACGAGGADCGPIQSGGPCYDPSSVQNTASFAFNDYFLKHGMTDDSCNFNNNAAVTSLNPSFGNCKFHSGMVGSNGSFSGSTPSSSVGLGPSEDLSGCRKVSWGWWLWPLMFMVSVFGS; from the exons ATGTCCACATTAAAAAGCCTTGTTCTTTCGCTCCTCCTCCTTCTGGGCTTCTCGCCGCTCATCGCCGCCGCCAATGGCAGCGCTCCGCCGCAAGAGCTCTGGTGTGTGGCGAAGAACAACGCGGAGGACGCGTCGCTGCAGGCCGCGCTCGACTGGGCCTGCGGTGCCGGCGGCGCGGACTGCGGACCAATCCAGAGTGGTGGGCCCTGCTACGACCCCAGCAGCGTGCAGAATACGGCATCGTTTGCCTTCAACGACTACTTTCTCAAACATGGCATGACCGACGATAGCTGCAACTTCAACAACAACGCTGCCGTCACTTCCCTCAACCCTA gttttGGCAACTGCAAGTTCCACTCCGG CATGGTAGGGAGCAATGGGAGTTTTTCTGGGTCGACACCTTCATCTTCTGTTGGATTGGGACCAAGTGAAGATTTGAGTGGGTGCAGGAAAGTTTCCTGGGGGTGGTGGTTATGGCCTTTGATGTTTATGGTTTCTGTTTTTGGATCATAG
- the LOC106780607 gene encoding uncharacterized protein LOC106780607, whose protein sequence is MPATMHDAKLYLAGGANTMHAKLYLVDGGNSNTFPAKTELHKSYFIIYGISSSEQHSTLKPYQLFIDDELDNLLRDEHNDADRMTQSSQHVIPELYEQYHNGYQWRLRAGYSKVYKYWEIKNIEGQHTCFSNILSQDHISLDNTHIATIVSNSVRTNPSIPIKSLITDIKARFGYFVSYRKAWIAKQKALSMEFGDWEEFYNHLPRWLHAVKEANPGTILQCTGSPMEIDGQTDNNCYIMERVFWSFGPCIQGFKYCKPILQVDGTFLTGKYHGTLLTDMGRDGYRNIFPVAFAIVEGETKEAMIWFFQLLREHVCPQQNICIITDRGKGILSASRLEEVGWEEDVNTTVQNYYIVTAYKVKQNTVTTKLTALRHHYPQQVAWIDKIPLKKWSQAFDGGRRYGHMTTNLVECVNSVLKGARSLLICALIRTTFERTQSWFLERGLKAQYMLQAGHQFPEEITEIIRKN, encoded by the exons ATGCCTGCAACCATGCATGATGCAAAGCTATACTTAGCTGGTGGTGCCAACACCATGCATGCAAAGCTATACTTAGTTGATGGTGGCAACAGTAACACCTTCCCTGCAAAAACTGAACTTCACAAATCGTATTTCATTATATATGGCATTTCATCTTCAGAGCAACATTCAACACTCAAGCCATATCAGTTGTT CATAGATGATGAATTGGATAACTTACTTCGCGATGAACACAATGATGCTGATCGAATGACACAATCATCTCAGCATGTCATTCCAGAACTGTATGAGC AATACCACAACGGCTATCAATGGCGCTTGAGAGCAGGGTATAGCAAAGTCTATAAATATTGGGAAATCAAAAATATTGAGGGCCAACATACTTGTTTCTCAAACATACTATCTCAAGATCATATAAGTCTTGATAATACTCACATTGCCACAATTGTATCAAATTCTGTCCGCACAAATCCCTCTATTCCCATCAAAAGTTTGATTACAGATATTAAAGCTCGATTCGGCTATTTTGTGTCATACAGAAAAGCTTGGATCGCCAAGCAAAAGGCTCTTTCTATGGAGTTTGGTGATTGGGAAGAGTTTTATAACCATCTCCCGAGGTGGTTGCATGCGGTGAAGGAAGCAAACCCTGGTACAATATTACAGTGCACCGGTTCTCCAATGGAGATTGATGGACAAACAGACAATAATTGTTACATTATGGAAAGAGTTTTTTGGTCTTTCGGTCCTTGCATACAAggattcaaatattgtaaaccCATTCTCCAAGTCGATGGGACATTTCTAACGGGAAAATATCATGGAACTTTGCTCACCGACATGGGTCGGGATGGctatagaaatatttttccaGTGGCATTTGCAATTGTAGAAGGTGAGACAAAGGAGGCCATGATATGGTTTTTTCAACTACTTCGAGAACATGTTTGCCCTCAACAAAATATTTGCATCATCACTGACAGAGGAAAGGGTATCTTATCTGCCTCAAGATTAGAAGAAGTTGGTTGGGAAGAAGATG TTAACACAACTGTACAAAATTACTACATTGTTACAGCTTACAAGGTCAAGCAAAATACTGTGACGACAAAGCTTACTGCACTAAGACACCATTACCCACAACAAGTTGCTTGGATAGATAAAATTCCATTAAAGAAATGGTCTCAAGCTTTTGATGGAGGGAGAAGATATGGACATATGACCACTAATCTTGTTGAGTGCGTGAACTCCGTTTTAAAGGGAGCACGTTCATTACTAATTTGTGCACTCATCAGAACAACATTTGAGAGGACACAATCATGGTTTCTTGAACGAGGACTAAAAGCACAGTACATGCTACAAGCAGGCCACCAATTTCCTGAAGAAATCACCGAAATTATAAGGAAAAATTAA